Proteins encoded in a region of the Oxyura jamaicensis isolate SHBP4307 breed ruddy duck chromosome 17, BPBGC_Ojam_1.0, whole genome shotgun sequence genome:
- the FBXW5 gene encoding F-box/WD repeat-containing protein 5: protein MDAGGGPLLPDSVLFEIFLYLDHADVLSVGLVCQQWRAVARDEFLWKELFYRYYRVSREVPRHPAAVSWYDEFQRLYDTIPCIEVQALKEHNDQVLHLSFSHSGCLFASCSKDCTVKIWSNEMDISLQHSSNMRPYNWSYTQFSQFNSDDSLLLVSGVFVGPHNSSSGEIAVISMENFTLLSRVRNKPYDVFGCWLNETNLISGNLHRIGRITSCSVLWLNNAFQGVESENVNVVKRLFKIQNLNASTIRTVMVADCSRYDSPDLLLDYEEQLAASSISTCPVFDLGSDSEEEEAKPKQTPEPAVQELPDDGGVTAEDGLQQFFDDIMEGRVRPAMTETELETKVAELFIRNRTKPPEVNLLPTESNSKTKYLIFTTGCLTYSPHQIGIKRILPHQMTTAGPVLGEERRSDEFFDSLDHVIDIHGHIIGMGLSPDHRYLYVNSRAWPQDCIISDPMQPPPIAEEIDLHVFDLKTMKEVKRALRAHRAYTPNEECFFIFLDVSRDFVASGAEDRHGYIWDRHYNICLAKLQHDNVVNSVAFSPVEQELLLTASDDTTIKVWRSPRTVRIQQARKPRPRKLLFSWLMNQKS, encoded by the exons ATGGACGCGGGCGGCGGCCCCCTGCTTCCCGACAGCGTCCTCTTCGAGATCTTCCTGTACCTGGACCACGCCGACGTGCTCTCGGTGGGGCTCGTGTGCCAGCAGTGGCGCGCCGTCGCCCGCGACGAGTTCCTGTGGAAGGAGCTCTTCTACCGCTACTACCGCGTCTCCCGCGAGGTGCCCCGGCACCCAG ctgccGTCTCCTGGTATGACGAGTTCCAGAGGCTCTACGACACCATCCCTTGCATTGAAGTGCAGGCTCTGAAGGAGCACAATGACCAGGTTTTGCACCTCAGCTTCTCCCACTCTGGCTGTTTGTTTGCCTCGTGCTCCAAAGACTGTACTGTTAAG ATCTGGAGCAATGAGATGGAcatctccctgcagcacagctccaacaTGAGGCCATACAATTGGAGCTACACACAGTTCTCCCAGTTCAACTCTGATGACTCCCTCCTTCTGGTATCAGGTGTCTTTGTGGGGCCTCACAACTCCTCGTCAGGAGAGATTGCCGTAATCAGCATGG AGAACTTCACTCTGCTTTCCAGGGTGAGGAATAAACCCTATGATGTGTTTGGCTGTTGGCTGAATGAAACCAACTTGATATCTGGCAATCTGCATCGGATTGGGCGTATAACCTCCTGTTCTGTGCTCTGGCTGAACAACGCTTTCCAG GGTGTAGAGTCTGAGAATGTGAATGTAGTGAAGAGACTGTTCAAAATCCAGAATCTGAATGCCAGCACTATCCGGACCGTGATGGTGGCTGACTGCAGCCGGTATGATTCCCCAGACCTGCTCCTGGactatgaggagcagctggctGCCTCCTCCATCTCCACCTGCCCAGTCTTTGATCTTGGCAGTGAcagtgaagaagaggaggccAAGCCCAAGCAGACTCCAGAGCCAGCAGTACAGGAATTGCCAGATGACGGGGGTGTGACAGCGGAGGACGGGCTACAGCAGTTCTTTGATGATATCATGGAGGGTCGTGTGAGGCCTGCTATGACTGAGACCGAGTTGGAGACCAAGGTGGCTGAGCTGTTCATACGCAACAGAACTAAACCACCTGAGGTGAACCTGCTCCCCACAGAGAGCAACAGCAAGACAAAATACTTAATCTTCACCACAGGATGCCTCACCTATTCTCCACATCAGATAG GGATTAAAAGAATCTTGCCCCATCAGATGACGACTGCTGGGCCAGTGCTTGGGGAGGAGAGGCGCTCGGATGAGTTCTTTGACTCACTGGATCACGTCATTGACATCCATGGGCACATCATTGGCATGGGCCTCTCCCCTGACCACAG ATACCTGTATGTGAACAGCCGTGCCTGGCCTCAGGACTGCATCATCTCTGACCCAATGCAGCCACCCCCCATCGCTGAGGAGATCGATCTTCATGTGTTTGACCTGAAGACAATGAAGGAAGTGAAAAGAGCCCTCCGTGCACATCGGGCCTACACACCCAATGAGGAGTGCTTCTTCATCTTCCTGGATGTCAGCAGAGACTTTGTGGCAAG TGGAGCAGAAGATCGCCATGGCTACATCTGGGACCGGCACTACAACATCTGCCTGGCCAAACTACAGCACGACAATGTGGTCAACTCAGTGGCCTTCAGCCCAGtcgagcaggagctgctcctgacAGCCAGTGATGACACAACCATCAAGGTGTGGCGCTCCCCTCGCACAGTGCGAATCCAGCAGGCCAGGAAGCCCAGGCCCAGGAAACTGCTCTTCTCCTGGCTCATGAACCAGAAAAGCTGA